In Micrococcales bacterium, the genomic stretch TCGACGACATTGAGAGTGGCAATGTCCCGCTCGTTGACGGGCAAGAGACGATGAGGATAGCCAGACAGCGAATAGCGGCCCGCCGGACGAGCAACACCGCGTGAGGCGACGCACCTGGAGCGAGCATCCGCAGGCACGCGAAGAACTGCTCGCCGCAGCTGACAGACTCCCACCCGGCCTTGCTGAGCAGCTCATCAGACATTCTAAGAGCGCCGTTGAGGACATCTTGAGTGGGCCCGCAAGTTGGCCACCGGTTCCCTACTGGAATGGCACTCTGATTCTGCGATGGCGCACAGTCAGACCGTTCCGCATCCATGTGGTCTACTACCTCGCCGGGGACGAGGTTCGGGTAATCGCATACGCCCATGAAGCACGTGAGCCGGGGTACTGGCTGCATCGAGCGGTCGAGTAGCACCGGCACTACCGGTGGCGGCGACAGCCGCGACTTAGCACCAAAACAGGGCGACCAGTGGCGACTTAGCACCAAAACAGGACGACCAGCTCGCCGCGAGTTTTCGCGACATCGGCCAAATCCAAAGCCAGCCGCAGCTCCCTTTCAGGTGCCAGCGATGTGATACCGCTTTTCGCCCACGGCAATTTCGACGAACAGTTGCCCTCCAAGAGCTTCGGCGTATTTGCGCAGCGTCTCCAGGCGCGAATGGTCGGCACCGCCAGATTCGATTTGCGACACGCGATTCTGCCCCACGTTCATCACTCGCGCCATTTCTGCCTGAGTCAATCCAGCCTGGGCGCGCAGCTCCTTCAGTTGCCAAGCCCGCTGACGTTCGCGCAAACTAGCGACCGAGGCGGCAAGCGCATCAGCATCCACCGGTCGGACCTGGTCCAGGTCGGCGAGTGTTCTTGTCATCCTCTCTTTCCACCTTTCTTCCTGCTCTGCTTCATGATGCGCCGGTCTCAGAGGTCGT encodes the following:
- a CDS encoding helix-turn-helix transcriptional regulator, whose product is MTRTLADLDQVRPVDADALAASVASLRERQRAWQLKELRAQAGLTQAEMARVMNVGQNRVSQIESGGADHSRLETLRKYAEALGGQLFVEIAVGEKRYHIAGT